A section of the Pseudomonas tritici genome encodes:
- a CDS encoding peptidase U32 family protein — protein sequence MSLPKHHLELLSPARDVAIAREAILHGADAIYIGGPSFGARHNACNEVSEIASLVEFARRYHARVFTTINTILHDNELEPARKLIHQLYDAGVDALIVQDLGVMELDIPPIELHASTQTDIRTLGRAKFLDQAGFSQLVLARELNLQEIRAIADETDAAIEFFIHGALCVAFSGQCNISHAQNGRSANRGDCSQACRLPYTLKDDQGRVVAFEKHLLSMKDNNQSANLRALVEAGVRSFKIEGRYKDMGYVKNITAYYRQRLDEILEDRPDLARASSGRTAHFFLPDPEKTFHRGSTDYFVSDRKIDIGAFDTPTFTGLPVGVVEKAGKRDLQVVTHEPLSNGDGLNVLVKREVVGFRANIAEPKGEFEEDGEKRYRYRVEPNEMPAGLHQLRPNHPLNRNLDHNWQQALQKTSAERRIGLAWAARLREEQLEVTATSEEGISASVTLPGPFGVANKPEQALDTLRDLLGQLGTTEYHATDIQLDAPQAFFIPNSQLKALRREVIEALTAARIAAHPRGGRKAETSPPPVYPEAHLSFLANVYNQKARNFYHRHGVKLIDAAFEAHEETGEVPVMITKHCLRFSFNLCPKQAKGVTGVKTKVAPMQLIHGDEVLTLKFDCKPCEMHVVGKIKGHILGLPQPGSAVEHFNPENIIFQGTH from the coding sequence ATGTCCTTGCCCAAGCATCACCTCGAATTGCTCAGCCCTGCCCGTGATGTCGCCATTGCGCGCGAGGCCATCCTGCATGGCGCCGACGCCATCTACATCGGCGGCCCGAGCTTCGGCGCGCGCCATAACGCCTGTAACGAAGTGAGTGAGATCGCTTCCCTGGTGGAGTTCGCACGCCGCTACCACGCGCGCGTGTTCACCACCATCAACACCATCCTGCATGACAACGAACTGGAACCCGCGCGCAAGCTGATCCATCAGCTCTACGACGCCGGCGTCGATGCGTTGATCGTGCAAGACCTGGGCGTGATGGAACTGGATATTCCGCCCATCGAGCTGCACGCCAGCACCCAGACCGACATTCGTACCCTCGGCCGCGCCAAGTTCCTCGACCAGGCCGGTTTCTCGCAGCTGGTATTGGCCCGTGAGCTGAACCTGCAGGAAATCCGCGCCATCGCTGATGAAACCGATGCGGCCATTGAGTTTTTTATCCACGGTGCCTTGTGCGTAGCGTTCTCCGGGCAGTGCAACATCTCCCACGCGCAAAATGGCCGCAGCGCCAACCGTGGCGACTGCTCCCAGGCCTGCCGCCTGCCGTACACCTTGAAGGATGACCAGGGCCGCGTCGTGGCGTTTGAAAAGCACCTGCTGTCGATGAAAGACAACAACCAGAGCGCCAACCTGCGCGCCCTGGTCGAGGCCGGCGTGCGCTCGTTCAAGATCGAAGGCCGCTACAAAGACATGGGCTATGTGAAGAACATCACCGCCTATTACCGCCAGCGCCTCGACGAGATTCTTGAAGACCGCCCGGACCTGGCTCGCGCGTCCAGCGGCCGTACGGCGCATTTCTTCCTGCCCGACCCGGAAAAAACCTTCCACCGTGGCAGCACCGACTATTTCGTCAGCGACCGCAAGATCGACATCGGCGCCTTCGACACCCCGACGTTTACCGGCTTGCCGGTGGGTGTGGTGGAAAAAGCCGGCAAGCGCGACTTGCAGGTTGTCACCCATGAGCCGTTGTCCAACGGCGACGGCCTCAATGTGCTGGTCAAGCGTGAAGTCGTGGGTTTCCGCGCCAACATCGCCGAGCCTAAAGGCGAGTTCGAGGAAGACGGCGAGAAACGCTACCGCTACCGCGTCGAGCCGAACGAAATGCCGGCCGGCCTGCATCAACTGCGCCCGAATCATCCGCTGAACCGCAACCTGGACCATAACTGGCAGCAGGCCTTGCAAAAGACCTCCGCCGAGCGCCGTATCGGGCTGGCGTGGGCCGCGCGCCTGCGTGAGGAGCAGTTGGAAGTCACCGCCACCAGCGAAGAAGGCATCAGCGCCAGCGTCACCCTGCCCGGCCCGTTCGGCGTGGCCAACAAGCCGGAACAGGCGCTGGACACCCTGCGCGACCTGCTCGGCCAGTTGGGCACCACCGAATACCACGCGACGGACATCCAGCTGGATGCACCGCAAGCGTTCTTCATCCCCAACTCACAGCTCAAGGCACTGCGCCGCGAAGTGATTGAAGCGCTGACCGCCGCACGCATCGCCGCTCACCCGCGCGGTGGCCGCAAAGCCGAGACCTCGCCGCCGCCGGTGTACCCGGAAGCACACCTGTCGTTCCTGGCCAATGTGTACAACCAGAAAGCCCGCAACTTCTACCACCGTCACGGTGTGAAACTGATCGACGCCGCCTTCGAAGCCCACGAAGAAACCGGCGAAGTGCCGGTGATGATCACCAAGCACTGCCTGCGTTTCTCGTTCAACCTGTGCCCTAAACAGGCCAAAGGTGTCACCGGCGTGAAGACCAAGGTAGCGCCGATGCAGTTGATCCATGGCGATGAAGTGCTGACCTTGAAGTTCGACTGCAAGCCGTGCGAGATGCACGTGGTGGGCAAGATAAAGGGGCACATCCTCGGTCTGCCGCAGCCGGGCAGTGCGGTGGAGCATTTCAACCCGGAAAACATCATCTTTCAGGGCACGCACTGA
- a CDS encoding RidA family protein: MANHDLHYTPDPDADSISSDVIGFNGILVSTQIPTRADGSLELGDITLQSECTLQALKVALEKAGSSMDRVMHLTIYLTDMADRAAFNEVYKRFFAKPWPVRAAVGVAALAVEGMRVEVTAMAAKA, translated from the coding sequence ATGGCCAACCACGACCTGCACTACACCCCTGACCCAGATGCCGACTCGATTTCATCGGATGTGATCGGCTTCAACGGCATCCTGGTGTCCACCCAGATCCCGACCCGCGCCGATGGCAGCCTGGAACTGGGCGACATCACCCTGCAAAGCGAATGCACCCTGCAAGCCTTGAAAGTCGCACTGGAAAAGGCCGGCAGTTCCATGGATCGGGTGATGCACTTGACCATCTACCTCACCGACATGGCCGATCGCGCCGCCTTTAATGAGGTCTACAAACGCTTCTTCGCCAAGCCCTGGCCCGTGCGCGCGGCGGTGGGTGTGGCTGCGTTGGCGGTAGAAGGCATGCGCGTTGAAGTCACCGCAATGGCCGCCAAGGCCTAA
- the fabF gene encoding beta-ketoacyl-ACP synthase II, with protein MNKRIVVTGMGALTPLGADVESTWQRLLAGQSGIRRLPEALIGDLAVSIGGQVQSVQQDPEAGFDPDRLLAAKEQRKMDRFILFALAAADEALKQAGWAPKTPEEQERTATIIASGVGGFPAIADAVRTTDSKGPRRLSPFTIPSFLSNMAAGHVSINYGLKGPLGAPVTACAAGVQAIGDAARMIRAGEVDVAVCGGAEAAIHRVSLAGFAAARALSSDFNDTPERASRPFDQARDGFVMGEGAGILVIEALEHALARGAQPIAELVGYGTSADAYHMTAGPEDGDGARRAMVQALRQAGIQAAEVQYLNAHATSTPVGDKGELAAIKTVFGANGSLAISSTKSATGHLLGAAGGIEAIFTVLALRDQIAPVTLNLQNPDALADGLDLLRGEARPMAIEYALSNGFGFGGVNASVLFRRWA; from the coding sequence ATGAATAAACGCATCGTTGTGACAGGCATGGGCGCACTGACGCCGCTGGGCGCTGACGTGGAATCCACTTGGCAACGCCTGTTGGCCGGGCAGTCGGGCATTCGTCGCCTGCCGGAGGCGTTGATTGGAGACTTGGCCGTCAGCATTGGCGGCCAGGTGCAAAGCGTGCAGCAGGACCCGGAAGCCGGGTTTGATCCTGATCGGCTGCTGGCGGCCAAGGAGCAACGCAAGATGGACCGCTTTATTTTGTTCGCACTGGCAGCGGCGGATGAAGCACTGAAGCAAGCCGGCTGGGCACCGAAAACACCTGAAGAGCAAGAGCGCACTGCCACCATCATTGCCTCAGGCGTGGGCGGCTTCCCGGCGATTGCCGATGCTGTGCGCACCACCGACAGCAAAGGCCCGCGGCGGTTGTCGCCGTTCACTATTCCCTCCTTTCTGAGCAACATGGCGGCCGGGCATGTGTCGATCAACTACGGGTTGAAAGGCCCACTGGGTGCCCCGGTGACCGCTTGTGCGGCGGGTGTGCAGGCCATTGGGGATGCAGCGCGGATGATTCGCGCCGGTGAAGTCGACGTGGCGGTGTGCGGCGGTGCCGAAGCAGCGATCCATCGGGTCAGCCTGGCGGGTTTTGCGGCAGCGCGGGCGTTGTCCAGCGACTTCAATGACACACCTGAACGGGCCTCGCGGCCATTCGACCAGGCGCGTGACGGTTTCGTCATGGGCGAAGGCGCCGGCATCCTCGTCATCGAGGCGCTGGAACATGCCCTGGCGCGGGGTGCACAGCCGATTGCGGAGTTGGTCGGCTACGGCACCAGCGCCGACGCCTATCACATGACGGCCGGCCCTGAAGACGGCGATGGCGCACGGCGGGCGATGGTGCAGGCACTGCGCCAGGCCGGAATCCAGGCGGCTGAGGTGCAGTACTTGAATGCCCACGCCACGTCGACGCCAGTGGGTGACAAAGGTGAATTGGCCGCGATTAAAACGGTGTTCGGCGCCAACGGCAGCCTCGCAATAAGCTCGACCAAATCCGCTACCGGCCACCTGCTGGGGGCTGCGGGTGGCATCGAAGCCATTTTCACCGTACTGGCCCTGCGCGATCAGATCGCCCCGGTCACCCTCAACCTGCAAAACCCCGACGCCCTCGCCGATGGCCTGGACCTGCTGCGCGGTGAAGCCCGGCCAATGGCGATTGAATACGCACTGTCCAACGGCTTCGGTTTTGGCGGCGTCAATGCCAGTGTGCTGTTCCGCCGCTGGGCGTAG
- a CDS encoding winged helix-turn-helix transcriptional regulator, with amino-acid sequence MQRKSLTRDECPIARSLERVGEWWSILIMRDALQGLRRFDEFSRSLGIAPNMLTRRLNALVEAGMLERRAYSERPPRHEYVPTAKGEDFRMVLMSLVAWGNRHYAEEGASVELVERETGRPVQPMFANAEGRVVPLDQCVLQAGPAASAGMRERLALLDAKP; translated from the coding sequence ATGCAACGCAAGTCCCTCACCCGCGACGAATGCCCCATCGCCCGCAGCCTTGAACGGGTAGGGGAGTGGTGGAGCATCCTGATCATGCGTGACGCATTGCAGGGCCTGCGCCGGTTCGATGAGTTCTCGCGCAGCCTGGGCATCGCGCCCAATATGCTCACACGCCGTCTCAACGCGTTGGTGGAGGCGGGCATGCTCGAACGCCGGGCCTACAGCGAACGCCCGCCGCGCCATGAATATGTGCCGACGGCCAAGGGTGAGGATTTCCGTATGGTGCTGATGTCACTGGTGGCCTGGGGCAATCGGCATTACGCCGAGGAGGGCGCCAGTGTCGAGTTGGTGGAGCGCGAAACGGGCAGGCCGGTGCAGCCGATGTTTGCAAATGCCGAAGGGCGTGTGGTGCCGTTGGACCAGTGCGTGTTGCAGGCTGGCCCTGCAGCCAGCGCCGGCATGCGCGAGCGGTTGGCACTGCTCGACGCAAAGCCTTGA
- a CDS encoding methyl-accepting chemotaxis protein, with protein sequence MFNKTLKTELAARTAESTEYKGLIVALERSMAVVEFDLNGKVLRANDNFLKTLGYSAGQLSGKSHRDFCLPALTSSAAYSQFWSDLKAGKFVSGTFKRVDANGKTVWLEASYNPVLDERGQVLKVVKYALDVTAKVEQEAATSSKLVALDRAMAVIEFDLGGNVLDANANFLNVMGYSLAELKGKHHRLFCEPTLVNSSEYADFWRRLNNGEFFTGQFKRLGKHGRVVWLEASYNPVYDGDGKLVKIVKFASDITERVEKFEEDSRGASRAYHISSETERFAEHGTQVIQETASEMRRIADNIGASARLVGQLGDRSEQITAIVNTIRGIADQTNLLALNAAIEAARAGDQGRGFAVVADEVRQLAGRTSRSTAEIAEMIGMILSETRDAVTSMNATQEGAQRGVNLADQAGSVILQIRTSTSDAVQAVSMFASKLDESEVIPKTAVGWMG encoded by the coding sequence ATGTTCAACAAAACACTCAAAACCGAACTGGCGGCCAGGACGGCCGAATCCACTGAGTACAAAGGACTGATCGTCGCACTGGAACGCTCCATGGCCGTGGTCGAATTCGACCTCAATGGCAAGGTACTGCGGGCCAACGATAACTTTCTCAAGACCCTGGGCTACAGCGCGGGTCAATTGAGCGGCAAATCCCACCGCGACTTTTGCTTGCCGGCGCTGACCAGCAGTGCAGCGTACAGCCAATTCTGGAGTGATTTGAAAGCCGGCAAGTTTGTATCAGGCACCTTCAAGCGCGTCGATGCCAATGGCAAGACGGTCTGGCTGGAAGCGAGCTACAACCCGGTCCTGGATGAACGCGGCCAGGTGCTGAAAGTGGTCAAGTACGCCTTGGACGTCACCGCCAAAGTGGAGCAGGAAGCGGCCACTTCCAGCAAACTGGTCGCGCTGGACCGGGCAATGGCCGTGATCGAGTTTGACCTCGGCGGCAACGTATTGGACGCGAACGCCAACTTCTTGAACGTGATGGGTTATTCGCTGGCGGAACTCAAAGGCAAACACCACCGCCTGTTTTGCGAACCGACCCTGGTCAACAGCAGTGAATATGCCGACTTCTGGCGTCGCCTGAACAACGGCGAATTTTTCACCGGGCAATTCAAGCGCCTGGGCAAACATGGCCGGGTGGTATGGCTGGAAGCCAGTTACAACCCGGTCTACGACGGCGACGGCAAGTTGGTCAAGATCGTCAAGTTCGCCAGCGATATCACCGAGCGTGTGGAGAAGTTCGAGGAAGACTCCCGTGGTGCTTCACGGGCCTACCATATTTCGTCCGAAACCGAGCGTTTTGCCGAGCATGGCACCCAGGTGATCCAGGAGACCGCCAGCGAGATGCGCCGCATCGCCGACAACATTGGCGCTTCTGCGCGACTGGTCGGGCAACTGGGCGATCGTTCGGAGCAGATCACCGCCATCGTCAACACCATTCGCGGTATCGCCGACCAGACCAACCTGTTGGCGCTCAACGCGGCCATCGAAGCGGCACGTGCGGGCGATCAAGGGCGCGGCTTTGCGGTAGTGGCCGATGAAGTGCGGCAACTGGCCGGGCGCACCAGCCGTTCCACGGCGGAAATCGCTGAGATGATCGGCATGATCCTCTCGGAAACCCGCGACGCCGTCACCAGCATGAACGCCACCCAGGAAGGCGCCCAACGCGGTGTCAACCTGGCGGATCAGGCGGGCTCGGTCATCCTGCAGATTCGCACCAGCACCAGTGATGCGGTGCAGGCCGTGAGCATGTTTGCGTCGAAGCTGGACGAGTCGGAAGTGATTCCCAAGACCGCCGTGGGTTGGATGGGCTGA
- the idi gene encoding isopentenyl-diphosphate Delta-isomerase: MTHNVVLVDAQDVEIGVCDKRVAHLGAGQRHRAFSVHLIDSAGRHLLQRRAAGKMLWPGFWSNACCSHPAPGESITDAASRRLREELGISASCRVLYSFEYHAHFGEIGAEHELCHVLVAQSDAKVLPATEEVSEIKWQTRAEISAQLSSAQAPFTPWFRMEWQRLISEHPSFDTPALQA, encoded by the coding sequence ATGACCCATAATGTGGTGTTAGTTGACGCACAGGACGTAGAAATCGGTGTTTGTGACAAACGCGTCGCCCACTTGGGGGCGGGACAGCGCCATCGCGCATTTTCGGTACATTTGATCGACAGCGCGGGGCGTCATCTGCTCCAACGGCGTGCCGCAGGCAAAATGCTGTGGCCAGGCTTCTGGTCGAATGCCTGCTGCAGCCATCCAGCCCCTGGCGAGAGCATTACGGATGCCGCGTCTCGTCGCCTGCGCGAGGAACTGGGCATTTCTGCCTCCTGCCGCGTTCTCTATAGTTTTGAATACCATGCGCACTTTGGTGAAATCGGTGCGGAACACGAATTGTGCCATGTGCTGGTTGCCCAATCTGACGCTAAGGTGTTGCCGGCTACCGAAGAAGTCAGCGAGATCAAGTGGCAGACCCGCGCTGAAATATCAGCCCAACTTTCATCGGCACAGGCCCCATTCACGCCGTGGTTCCGGATGGAATGGCAGCGCCTTATATCGGAGCACCCTTCGTTTGATACGCCCGCCTTGCAGGCGTGA
- a CDS encoding class I SAM-dependent methyltransferase: MTAIDAAEAPDYTSSYLGDRHDGQLERLRTLEYVFDPLSYTVFDQLELPAKPAILDLGAGAGSFAGWLTQQYPDATVTATDIDTRFLTGLPGIRVLSHNAATEDFPAASFDVVHARALLCHLNEREDVLTRAITWLRPGGWLVIEDMSLQPSLNTAHPLFRKVAQAGIALLEQSIGSDMLWADTLPDQLRALGLAKVTHRTVEGRIGDSSPADTFWASTTAQAGPALLKLGLLTQEDLNAMANLRADPAFTDAAMTLVSAWGQVPTLE, from the coding sequence ATGACCGCTATCGACGCCGCCGAGGCGCCCGACTACACCAGCAGCTATCTCGGTGATCGGCACGACGGCCAATTGGAACGGCTGCGCACCCTGGAATATGTCTTTGACCCGTTGAGCTACACGGTTTTTGATCAGCTTGAGCTGCCGGCCAAGCCCGCTATCCTCGATCTGGGCGCTGGCGCTGGATCGTTCGCGGGTTGGCTGACCCAGCAATATCCTGATGCGACGGTCACGGCCACCGACATCGATACCCGATTCCTGACTGGTTTACCCGGCATTCGGGTGCTCTCCCATAATGCGGCAACCGAGGATTTCCCTGCTGCCTCCTTTGATGTCGTGCACGCACGGGCGCTGCTGTGTCACCTCAATGAGCGCGAAGATGTATTGACGCGAGCGATCACTTGGCTGCGCCCTGGTGGCTGGTTGGTAATCGAAGACATGAGCCTGCAACCGAGCTTGAACACTGCGCACCCGCTGTTCCGCAAAGTGGCCCAGGCCGGCATCGCGCTGCTGGAGCAGTCCATCGGTTCCGACATGCTTTGGGCCGATACCCTCCCCGACCAATTACGTGCCCTTGGACTCGCGAAAGTTACGCACCGCACCGTCGAAGGCCGAATCGGCGACAGCAGCCCAGCCGATACCTTCTGGGCGTCAACCACTGCACAGGCAGGGCCAGCGCTGCTGAAACTCGGGCTACTCACCCAGGAAGACCTGAATGCCATGGCCAACCTGCGTGCGGATCCAGCGTTTACCGACGCAGCGATGACATTAGTCAGCGCCTGGGGACAAGTCCCCACTCTTGAGTAA
- a CDS encoding cytochrome P450 → MPPEHRESDPGTGHGHGHSDHLPRSTLIIPQIDLPFSCPPPRTDSAHLRAHALAWAQRYGLIGRRGAHRLSTTPLLELGIALCGEAPTHRAEILVCWYLWALILDDRIDDGPWAENGTLACFVSAVRAVTEQNSADLSGDKNRFDDPMLVALVDDLWPQTRYLGDERWRQRLVRHLIRHLHAQATLVRMRETDTTLTLAEYLPLRRDSFGALFFFDLIDGAETLDPYQPSADIEGWNRLREHSADIIAWTNDIHSIAKDVVCGERFNLVSILAGSAGLDWPAAIESAHQMVNTAVAQFTTVATRQADQPPFAANHPDRLRHIVRAAGDWHRSVSRYHLHANDSAAQAGRQVDLNLTPPTLKSRQFEIDPYPLYERLRTTLPIVYDEPTDVWLVSRHVDVKAALTHPAVSSNNYAWQIGPLLGHTLVAMDGCEHTQHRALLTPAFRSKTLAVLETSIISVTTDLLERMRGRSQVELIEDFTTALPVRVMAKVLGLPAETCEEVTQLKNWCAIGFAYMGNYRQDPSLLTGGLSNRDSFYDFIQPHIDARRAEPKDDLISQLLAACIDGQPLSETFVRAYCAILMTAGSETSHGALANLIVNLLSEPGLKDAVMANPELMDDALAETLRRNPPLQLILREAREALELPSGTIPAGATLACLIGSANRDPDQFTDPDTFNMARGNQSTSHFAFGAGRHFCLGSLLARMEITIGARLLLQTYPNVRWSPGFQPIERGFLNRGPDRLEVSL, encoded by the coding sequence ATGCCCCCGGAACACCGCGAAAGCGATCCCGGCACCGGCCACGGCCACGGCCATAGCGATCATTTACCGCGATCAACGCTGATTATTCCTCAGATAGACCTTCCTTTCTCCTGTCCGCCACCCCGCACCGACAGCGCTCATTTGCGCGCGCATGCTCTCGCCTGGGCCCAGCGCTACGGTTTGATCGGCCGCCGCGGTGCACATCGTCTGAGCACCACTCCACTGCTCGAACTGGGGATAGCGCTGTGCGGGGAAGCGCCCACGCATCGGGCCGAGATCCTGGTGTGCTGGTATCTGTGGGCACTCATTCTCGATGACCGCATCGACGACGGGCCATGGGCGGAAAACGGTACGTTGGCGTGTTTCGTCAGTGCGGTGCGGGCCGTCACCGAGCAGAACAGTGCTGACCTGTCGGGTGACAAGAACCGATTTGACGACCCCATGCTCGTTGCCCTGGTCGATGATCTGTGGCCACAGACCCGGTACTTGGGTGACGAGCGTTGGCGACAAAGGCTCGTGCGGCATTTGATCCGGCATCTGCATGCGCAGGCGACGCTGGTACGAATGCGCGAAACCGACACGACGCTCACATTGGCCGAGTATCTGCCGCTGCGTCGGGACTCGTTTGGCGCGCTGTTCTTCTTTGATCTGATCGATGGGGCCGAAACGCTCGACCCCTACCAGCCTTCAGCCGACATCGAAGGGTGGAACAGGTTACGCGAACACAGTGCCGACATTATTGCCTGGACGAACGACATCCATTCGATTGCCAAAGATGTGGTGTGTGGTGAGCGCTTCAATCTAGTCTCGATACTGGCGGGCAGCGCTGGCCTCGATTGGCCAGCCGCAATCGAATCCGCCCATCAGATGGTAAATACGGCGGTCGCGCAGTTCACCACTGTCGCCACTCGGCAGGCAGATCAACCGCCGTTCGCCGCGAACCACCCGGATCGGCTGCGACACATTGTGCGGGCGGCGGGCGATTGGCACCGTAGCGTTTCCCGGTATCACCTGCATGCCAACGATTCCGCGGCGCAGGCCGGCCGGCAAGTGGACCTGAATCTCACCCCGCCGACCCTCAAGTCCCGACAGTTCGAAATCGACCCCTACCCCTTGTATGAGCGTTTGCGTACCACACTACCGATTGTCTACGACGAGCCCACCGATGTGTGGCTGGTCAGTCGCCATGTGGATGTCAAAGCCGCACTCACCCATCCAGCGGTGAGCAGTAATAACTACGCTTGGCAGATCGGACCGCTGCTGGGACACACGCTAGTCGCCATGGACGGCTGCGAACACACTCAGCACCGGGCGTTGCTCACCCCAGCATTTCGCAGCAAAACACTCGCCGTGCTCGAAACCTCCATCATCTCGGTCACCACCGATCTGCTCGAACGCATGCGCGGCCGCTCCCAGGTGGAACTTATTGAAGATTTCACCACCGCACTGCCGGTGCGGGTGATGGCCAAGGTGCTGGGTCTTCCGGCTGAAACCTGCGAGGAGGTGACGCAGCTAAAGAACTGGTGTGCCATCGGCTTCGCTTATATGGGTAACTATCGACAGGATCCTTCACTGTTGACCGGTGGGTTATCCAACCGAGACAGTTTCTACGACTTCATCCAGCCACACATCGACGCCCGCCGTGCGGAGCCGAAAGACGATTTGATCTCGCAACTCCTGGCAGCCTGCATTGACGGTCAGCCGTTGTCCGAGACGTTCGTGAGGGCCTACTGTGCGATCCTCATGACAGCGGGCAGCGAGACCAGTCACGGCGCGCTGGCCAATCTCATCGTCAACCTGTTGAGCGAGCCAGGCCTCAAGGATGCGGTGATGGCCAATCCAGAGTTGATGGACGATGCGCTCGCCGAAACCCTGCGACGTAACCCTCCGCTGCAGCTCATATTGCGAGAGGCCCGTGAAGCGTTGGAACTGCCGTCCGGAACGATTCCTGCTGGCGCGACCCTGGCTTGCCTGATCGGTTCGGCCAACCGTGATCCGGACCAATTCACCGACCCGGACACCTTCAATATGGCTCGCGGCAATCAGTCGACCAGTCACTTCGCTTTTGGCGCGGGGCGTCACTTCTGCCTGGGATCGCTGCTGGCACGGATGGAAATCACGATCGGCGCTCGCCTGCTGCTGCAGACCTATCCAAACGTACGCTGGTCGCCGGGCTTTCAGCCCATCGAGCGTGGGTTCCTCAACCGCGGGCCCGATCGACTGGAGGTCTCACTATGA
- a CDS encoding isocitrate lyase/PEP mutase family protein produces the protein MPKLSHSALRRKFRELLATPTCVETASVFDPMSARIAADLGFEVGILGGSVASLQVLAAPDFALITLSEFVEQATRIGRVAQLPYIADADHGYGNALNVMRTVEELERAGVAALTIEDTLLPAQFGRKSTDLISIEEGIGKVRAALEARVDPELSIIARTNAGVLPTEAVIERTLAYQKAGADGICMVGVADFEHLEKIAENLTVPLMLVTYGNPKLNDAQRLASLGVRVVVAGHGAYFAAIKATYDSLRAQRQLTHSTDNLSATELTHTYTLPESYVAWAEEFMDVKE, from the coding sequence ATGCCGAAACTCTCTCACTCAGCCTTGCGCCGCAAATTCCGTGAATTGCTAGCCACCCCAACGTGCGTTGAAACCGCCTCCGTATTCGACCCAATGTCGGCGCGTATCGCCGCCGACCTGGGTTTCGAAGTCGGCATCCTTGGTGGCTCAGTCGCTTCGTTGCAGGTACTGGCCGCACCCGATTTCGCGCTGATCACCCTGAGTGAGTTTGTTGAACAGGCCACCCGCATCGGTCGCGTCGCCCAGTTGCCGTACATTGCCGACGCTGACCACGGCTACGGTAACGCGCTGAACGTAATGCGTACTGTCGAAGAACTTGAGCGCGCCGGTGTGGCCGCGTTGACGATTGAAGACACATTGCTGCCGGCGCAATTTGGGCGTAAGTCCACCGACCTGATCTCCATTGAAGAAGGCATCGGCAAGGTGCGGGCTGCACTGGAGGCGCGGGTTGATCCAGAGTTGTCGATCATTGCGCGGACCAACGCGGGTGTGTTGCCGACCGAAGCGGTCATCGAGCGGACCCTGGCTTATCAGAAAGCCGGTGCCGATGGGATTTGCATGGTGGGTGTGGCTGATTTCGAGCACCTGGAGAAGATCGCGGAGAACCTGACGGTGCCGCTGATGCTGGTGACGTATGGCAACCCTAAGTTGAATGACGCCCAGCGGCTGGCCAGCCTCGGTGTGCGCGTAGTCGTTGCCGGCCACGGCGCTTACTTTGCCGCGATCAAGGCTACCTACGACAGCTTGCGTGCCCAGCGCCAGTTGACCCATAGCACCGACAACCTCAGCGCCACCGAGCTGACGCACACGTACACGTTGCCGGAAAGCTACGTGGCGTGGGCTGAAGAGTTCATGGACGTAAAAGAGTAA
- a CDS encoding Lrp/AsnC family transcriptional regulator — protein MEKLDKVDLEIADRLQRDGKLSNAKLAEQLAMSEASCWRRQKRLEESGVIEGFQAVLNRRKLGIGVMAFVQIACTQHGEDVTAQFEAIILDSPNVLACYNTTGEADFLLQVVAKDLDDYSRFVEKVLRKLPGVFNIRSNISLREMKVINRLPLL, from the coding sequence GTGGAAAAACTCGATAAAGTCGACCTTGAAATTGCCGACCGTCTACAACGGGATGGAAAGCTGTCCAATGCAAAATTGGCCGAGCAATTGGCGATGAGCGAGGCCTCCTGCTGGAGGCGGCAAAAACGGCTTGAAGAGTCTGGGGTCATCGAGGGTTTTCAGGCGGTACTCAATCGTCGCAAACTCGGTATCGGCGTCATGGCGTTCGTACAGATCGCGTGTACCCAGCATGGCGAAGATGTGACCGCGCAGTTCGAAGCGATCATTCTGGACAGCCCGAATGTGCTCGCCTGTTACAACACCACAGGAGAAGCCGACTTCCTGTTGCAGGTCGTCGCTAAAGACCTTGATGACTACAGCCGATTCGTCGAGAAAGTGCTGCGCAAGCTACCAGGCGTGTTCAACATCCGCTCAAATATCTCGCTGCGCGAGATGAAGGTGATCAACCGTTTGCCGCTGCTTTGA